The following DNA comes from Hordeum vulgare subsp. vulgare chromosome 3H, MorexV3_pseudomolecules_assembly, whole genome shotgun sequence.
TGTTTTTTTCTTTATCTGTACTCATCTTTTTCTTTCAGGTACCAATACCTGTTCGCGAGCAATAGTGAACTCGCTAAGTTCCATCCttttctcccctaataataataaagcgtggagcgcttctgtcgtccgttgtCGGCACTTTTGCATAAAAGCCCCTCCTCTTCTGGGTATTCAGCCCGTGGTCCTTCTGTAATTGGGAGAAAACGATTCGTTCTTAAAAAAAAACCTCCCTGAGCAGCGTCACTCGGACGCATCTCGTCGGCTGCGCGGCACAGTCCGCCCCTCCTCCTACCCCCTACCCGGCTCcccacttctcctcctcccctcgtcGCACGGATCCGTCGGCGGAGGGGTCACTGGCGCGCCGGCGGCTCGACTTCGAGGGGGATCTACTTTGAGCGGGGTCAACGGCCCGGGAGTCGCGCCGGACGACGCGTCACGGCGGGCGTGAGCGAGGCGAGGGACAGCGACGCCTCAGATCCACAATCCAAAATCCTCCATATCACTCCAGATCGTGGCGGGTTAGCGAGCGTGCAGCAGGTGGCTCTCTCGCTCAATCCGATCGAGCGCGTCTGCACAGGGTGGCCACGACGCATGGGCTGGATGCGGGGAACGACGGTAGTATCCGGATCCAGGTGAGTGGTGGTGGGACCGGCGTCTGGGTTCTTCGGAAGGGTTGGGGACGGGTGGATGGGATGGGATCCATTCTTCCGTTTCTCGCGCAGCAGCTTCGCCTACGTCGACTTCCAATGCCCCTCCCACAAGGCCCTGGCCAAACTCTTCTCCACCGTAAGCATCCGCCACCCCATCCAACCAACCATCTTTGTTAATAGTAGCAGATTGGGGCTTGTTGATTCTATCCGTTCGTCCAAATTAGCGCCTTTAGTGGAGATGAACGAGATTTTGGCCCTCCAATAGCTGTTTGCTGTCTTGTTTTGCGGCTGCACAGAGGATTTCTGATACGATGTTGATCTGCGTGTAGTACAAAGGGTGCAAATGGAAAGGAGGGAAGCTTAAACTTGAGAAGGCCAAGGAGCACTACCTCGTCCGACTGAAGCGAGAATGGGAGCAGGAAGCCGCGACGGCGGCGACAGCTGCTCAAGAAATGCCTGCGAAAGATGATATGGacaagcaggaggagaaggagaagcggaAGCTGGAGAAGCATGCTCTGGAAACTTCAAAGGTTAACATCTACTTCCCGAGATTGAGGAAGGTGAGTTGTCTCTCTGTGTTGCATACTTCTTTGGTTTGACTATTTTAGTGAATCTTTCAAATCGTGCATTCTGTAGTTTCTTTAATTCGTGCAAGACTACAAATAGTTATGACTATGCAAGTAGCAGTATGCCATTCCTCATGATGATTAATAGCATGATCATGACACCGTACTTGCTTTTTTCATAAGGCTGGCCTGATGCCTGAATCATGTTCATTTTAACGGAATATGAGCCAAACTAAGCTGGTGTAATTGCTAAGATCAGGTTTTGAATAAGAAATAGCAATTCAATATGAAGTCATCTTTAGATATTAGGTAAACATCTTGTTTTGTAACTGTGGTTATGACAAAAGAGACAAGGGTAAGAGAGTAGTGTATCATGCCGTACATTGATCAAAATAGCAGTTGTGCATTTCCTACCGAAATGATTATCTAATATGTCAATTATTACATTGACATGTGTTCTCCTAACCAAGGATCTGTTTTTACAGCCGAAACCTTTGCCCTTTAAAGGCAGTGGAAAGCACAAATACAGTTTCAGAAATATTGAAATCCCTTCCTACCCAATTCATTTCTGCGATTGTGAGGAGCACTGTGGACCTCCTGAGAAAGCCAATGAAGAATATGCTGCTGTTCTTAATCGTGTTGCGTTTCAGAAGGAGCGCAACATCATGAATTATGTGATGAGTAAGCTCTTTGAGAAGGACACTGAGCAAATCAATTCGTCGGAAGTGCAGAAAGGAGATGCTGAGACAGACCCCTCTGATGCTGAGGCAAAACCCTGTGATACCGAGACAGAACCCTCTGATTTCGACAATGATTTGCGAATGGAAGAAACAACAGAAAGTCCTGAAGAAGATTTGGATGATCTCCAAATGGAAGAAACAGATGATCCTTCTGAAGAAGAATTGGATGATGACGTTGTGATCAATATTGCTCCTCGTAAGGCCAATAACTCAGTTGTCCAGTTAAACAGGGCAAACCAAGCAATGAATAAGGTATGCGTATTGCAGTTACTTGCCTGAATAATTTTCCTGTGATGCACTCATAGTGTTCTTTTTTCAGCTGTTGGTCGGAAGCCACTTCTCATAAAAGATACAGAAAGTAGTTTATAAAGGCACTCCACAATTTTCTGAATCATGCATGGCAATATCACGTCTTTGTATGTCTATGTACCAATTCACTGATTGCAACGATCTTTCCTACAAAAATAAGGCCATTTTAAAGCATTGTATTTCATTTTACAGATTGCAtagcttcttcatgatgattttaACATCTGTAATTTTATTCACATTCCACAGATGCAGAATAATCATTAGGCTTTTCATCCCGGGGGAATCAGGGAAGTGCTCCCTATGACGCTGCAAGTTGTTATCATTTCATTTACCTCTTTTGGAGAAAAAAAAACAAGAGGCACCTTGACTAGGCTTCAAGGATTCCTACGATAGTGTAGTAATGAATCGTATGTATATTCCCTTGTGACATGCACAAATATTTGACTAGCATGTAACTATTTGTACAACCCCTTGATGTGTGTGAAAAATGCGGTAGAATCTGTCACAATGAGTTGATGGCTTGATTTCATCTCTTACAGAAGACAAAAGAAACATCCTGACTGTTTGAATGTTATATGCATTCTCTTAGGTACGGGTTGCTCGGCCGCCCTGAGGAGGAATGAGGAGACATGCCAGCAGACACGAGGACGTACAAGCAGCGGCCAACGACAACTTCGGGTGGCGCCGCCCTGGGTTCATCTTCGACGACGTAATGAAGGGGTTGCGGCCAGGCAGTAGGTACTTCTAGAAGGTAGTGATATGATGaactctgggtactcaaactaaTTTTGTGCTAACATTGTGATATGAGAGTTTGATTTTCTGATAAACAGAGATATGATTTCAATTCGAACACAGTTTTACATTTGTGCTTTTAAAAAACTGATGAAACTGTAAGATGGTTTTACTATTGTACTGAGCAAAAATTGTTATTTTACCGAAATAGACTTTTTACATGGAAAATGATTTGTTTAAATAGACATGTGATCAGAATATGCTTTGTTTATGTATATTCTGCAACTCTGCATTTAGATTTAGGGTTACTTGGTTAATATTTTTGAAAGAAAAATGTCACTCTAAGAGTATATTATCCAGAACTTCATATGAGCGTGTTGTCGTGTAGGCGGGAAGGCATGAATTCAACGGCGAAAACTTCTATCAGGATGGGGTCCCTCTAGGCGGGAAGGCATGGACCCAACAACAAGGACATCGATTATGATGGATTCAACCAGACTGCTCGATTACTGAATGACATAATATGGTTATGATGTGGGTTCATGGAGGTACTCTAGCCCCAAAACTATGACTCATCCAAGCTTTTCGGTCAGGTTCACTATTCTTATTTGAATGATACGTGGTGCATAGAATTAATgattcagaaaaaatattttttctttgttACGAACAAGTCTGCAACTCTTCCAGATAGAAGATTATCACTAAAAGAGAACAACTATTAGTCTTGGTAGATGAAGTCAGATTGTGTACTGACATTGTGGTAATCTCTGTATCCTATTTCTTCCTGTTATTTTGCTTACACAAAATGGTCATGTTTATCTAAAATTTCTTTTGTCAATCGCCTCCAAATTAAAAAATCAGGGTAATATATAGAATGTGTATGTTCCATTACCCACAACTGTACCGTTATCTTCTATTAAATAATTGGATTAATAAATTTTCCATAATCTTTTGTTGTAGTTTGTAGAAGAGCAAAGTTTTACCTGCTTATAATGTGTCCCCTTCTCCCGGTAGAGTTAACTACGCATGGAGGTTTGAGGAAGAGCTCGTTGGACGAATTTTtcacccggtgcaacgcacgggcatttgtactagtcacTACCAACATCAGGGATGCGCAAAAAAAGGTGAGTTTACCGTTCGTTTCGAAGTTGGTGCCGAAGAGCTTTGCCTTCTATTCCACAATTTGTTCCCTCTGTTTAGTCATTCGCTGGCTGCTGAGCTCCGCATCTCTTTGAAGAATCATTCGAATGAGAAACAACTgtggtgttgttgcta
Coding sequences within:
- the LOC123444538 gene encoding protein REPRESSOR OF SILENCING 3-like → MGWDPFFRFSRSSFAYVDFQCPSHKALAKLFSTYKGCKWKGGKLKLEKAKEHYLVRLKREWEQEAATAATAAQEMPAKDDMDKQEEKEKRKLEKHALETSKVNIYFPRLRKPKPLPFKGSGKHKYSFRNIEIPSYPIHFCDCEEHCGPPEKANEEYAAVLNRVAFQKERNIMNYVMSKLFEKDTEQINSSEVQKGDAETDPSDAEAKPCDTETEPSDFDNDLRMEETTESPEEDLDDLQMEETDDPSEEELDDDVVINIAPRKANNSVVQLNRANQAMNKVCVLQLLA